A genome region from Trichoderma asperellum chromosome 7, complete sequence includes the following:
- a CDS encoding uncharacterized protein (TransMembrane:1 (o129-147i)~EggNog:ENOG41) has translation MDFLCCLFDGDRAPSDSFHRTYSVITEKPALHPPIHYTIEETAETVIEILLGADKPGALLSEQLDDAVSVNGWSESLAQNILKKLEDVLRDGREKMGPAMAEAYEQACMAAEITFSDLFEYVKEHPIEIAASVLLSVVAFGVLVRLMPMVLELLGFGELGPVTGTFASWWQSKYGGYVPKESLFSFFQRLAMKWVKANRDDSNIDCPWL, from the exons atggatttcctctgctgccttttcGATGGTGACCGCGCGCCGTCCGACTCATTTCATCGCACTTACAGCGTCATCACGGAGAAGCCAGCACTTCATCCTCCTATCCACTACACCATCGAAGAAACCGCTGAGACCGTCATCGAAATCCTTCTTGGTGCAGACAAGCCAGGAGCTCTCCTTTCAGAGCAACTCGATGACGCCGTATCGGTCAACGGATGGTCCGAATCGTTGGCACAAAACATCCTGAAGAAGTTGGAGGACGTGCTAAGAGACGGGCGTGAGAAAATGGGTCCAGCTATGGCTGAAGCATATGAACAGGCTTGTATGGCTGCGGAGATTACATTCTCAGATTTGTTTGAATACGTAAAAGAGCACCCCATCGAGATCGCAGCGTCTGTGCTGCTTTCCGTTGTTGCGTTCGGCGTGCTTGTGAGATTGATGCCAATGGTCCTAGAACTTCTAGGATTCGGTGAATTGGGCCCAGTCACTG GCACCTTTGCTTCTTGGTGGCAATCCAAATATGGCGGATACGTCCCTAAGgaatctcttttctctttcttccaaaGGCTGGCTATGAAATGGGTAAAGGCTAACCGAGACGATTCCAACATAGATTGTCCCTGGTTATGA